A stretch of the Chloroflexota bacterium genome encodes the following:
- the pdhA gene encoding pyruvate dehydrogenase (acetyl-transferring) E1 component subunit alpha: MSREELLELYRQMVLIRRFEEKSTELYTQGKIGGFLHLYIGEEAIAVGACKAMRADDHLFTAYRDHGWAIARGLDPRRVMAELLGKATGVSGGKGGSMHLASAEHNYWGGHAIVGGHLPLATGVGLAIRYKGEDSAVVCAFGEGSTNIGYFHESINLAAVWDLPVVFLVENNQYGMGTAVERASAVSDIFQKGCAYDIANAQVNGQDVLEMYRAVQEALDHARKEGPFLLEAITYRYVGHSMGDPERYRQKAEVEEWRARDPIRLFAAELRKRGVADEATLEEIHRAVEDELVEIVRFAEESPEPDDAALCEHVYVNPVPHR, from the coding sequence CTGTCTCGGGAGGAACTGCTTGAGCTATATCGGCAGATGGTCTTGATCCGTCGGTTTGAGGAGAAATCGACCGAGCTGTACACACAGGGCAAGATCGGCGGGTTCCTGCACCTGTATATTGGCGAGGAGGCCATCGCCGTGGGGGCCTGTAAGGCCATGCGGGCGGATGACCACCTGTTCACCGCCTATCGGGATCATGGCTGGGCCATCGCCCGCGGGCTGGATCCCAGACGGGTGATGGCCGAGCTGCTGGGAAAGGCCACCGGCGTCAGCGGCGGCAAGGGCGGCTCCATGCACCTGGCCAGCGCCGAGCACAACTACTGGGGCGGCCACGCCATCGTCGGAGGACATCTACCTCTGGCCACCGGCGTCGGGCTGGCCATCCGCTACAAGGGCGAGGATAGCGCCGTCGTCTGCGCCTTCGGCGAGGGCTCCACCAACATCGGCTACTTCCACGAGTCCATCAACCTGGCCGCCGTGTGGGACCTGCCCGTGGTCTTCCTGGTGGAGAACAATCAATATGGCATGGGCACCGCGGTGGAGCGCGCCTCGGCCGTCTCGGACATCTTCCAGAAGGGGTGCGCCTACGACATCGCCAACGCCCAGGTGAACGGGCAGGACGTGCTGGAGATGTACAGGGCCGTTCAGGAGGCGCTGGACCATGCCCGGAAGGAGGGTCCCTTCCTGCTGGAGGCGATCACCTATCGCTACGTCGGGCATTCCATGGGGGATCCAGAGCGGTATCGCCAGAAGGCGGAGGTTGAGGAGTGGCGCGCTCGCGATCCCATCCGGCTCTTTGCCGCCGAGCTGAGGAAGCGCGGGGTCGCGGACGAGGCAACGCTGGAGGAGATCCACCGCGCTGTGGAGGACGAGCTCGTCGAGATCGTCCGATTCGCTGAGGAGAGCCCGGAGCCGGACGACGCGGCGTTGTGCGAGCATGTCTACGTCAACCCCGTCCCCCACCGATAG